The window CGGCACCGACTTACCCGCGGCCGACGCCGAGACGCTGCGGGCCGCCGCCGACCGCACCGAACGCTGGCTGGCCGGCCACCGGGCGCCGTTCTCGCTCGTCCACGGCGACTACCGGCTGGACAACCTGATGTTCCACCCGGACCGGCCGGAGGTGGCCGCGCTCGACTGGCAGACGATCTCGGTCGGCCACCCCGGGCGCGACCTCGCGTACTTCCTCGCGAACTCGCTGTCGATCGACGACCGGCGGGCCCACGAGGACGACCTCGTCGCCGGGTACCACGCGGAGCTGGTGCGACAAGGCGTCAGCGGGTACTCGCTCGAGGACTGCCGCGCCGGGTACCGGGCGGGGATGCTCCACGGGCCGCTGATCACCGTGCTCGGCTGCGTCTACGCGACCGCGCAGCGGAGCGCCACCGCGGACGCGATGTTCCTGTCGATGACCGCGAAGACGTGCCAGGCCATCCGCGACCTCGGAACCCTGGATTCGGTTTGATGTCGCCGGTTTCGAAGGAGCACCCGATGACGCTGTCCCGCACGATCGCCGATGAGGTCGCGAGTGGACAGCGCTCGCCGCTGCGGTTCGGCATCTTCCTGGCACCGTTCCACCGCGCCGGGCGCAACCCCACGCTCTTGCTGGAGCAGGACCTCGAGCTCCTGGAGCACCTGGACCGGCTCGGTTTCGACGAGGCGTGGATCGGCGAGCACCACTCCGGCGGGTGGGAGATCATCGGCTCCCCCGAGGTGTTCCTCGCCGCGGCGGCGGCACGCACCCGCCAGCTCCGGCTCGGCACCGGCGTCGTCTCGCTGCCGTACCACCACCCGCTGAACGTCGCCGACCGGATGGTGCTGCTCGACCACCTGACCCGCGGGCGGGTCATGCTCGGCGTCGGCCCCGGGCAGCTGGCGTCCGACGCGCACATGCTCGGCATCGACACGAACCGGCAGCGGGCGATGATGGAGGAGGCGCTGGAGGCGATCGTCGCGCTGCTCGACGGCCGCGAGCCGGTGACCAGGAAGACCGACTGGTTCACGCTCCAGGACGCGGTGCTCCAGCTCCGCCCGTACCGGCGCACCGGTCTCCCGCTGGCCGTGGCCGCCACGTTCTCGCCGGCCGGTCCGCGGACCGCGGGGCGGTTCGGCGCCGGGCTGCTGTCGATCGCGGCCAGCCAGCCCGGCGGCACCGATCTGCTCGACACGCACTGGCGGACCGCCAATGAGGTCGCCGCCGAACACGGCCAGGTGATGCGCCGGGACGAGTGGCGGCTGATGGGCATGATGCACCTCGCCGACACCGAGGCCCAGGCTCGGGAGGACGTCCGGTACGGGCTGGTGGACGTCCAGAACTACCAGGGCAAGGTGCTGCCGATCCCGCTCGATCCGGAGACACCGCTGGAGGCCCGGATCGAGCAGGGCAACGCGACCGGCTCGTTCATCTGCGGGACGCCGGAGATGGCGATCGCGCAGATCGAACGGCTCTGGGAGCGGTCCGGCGGTTTCGGCGCCTACCTGCTGATGGCCGCCGACTTCGCCGACCGGGCGGCGACCCGGCGCAGCTACGAGCTGTTCGCGCGGGAGGTGATCCCGCACTTCACCGGGGCGTCCGCCGGGCCGCTGGGGTCGCAGGACTGGCAGGTCGGGCTGTCCGAGCAGTGGCGCGACCAGACCGCCCGCGCGATCGGCAAGGCGATCGAGGACCACGCCGCCGGGCGGTGACACCCGGGGCGCGGTGCCGGAGCGCGGATCAGCGCTCCGGGGTGTTGTCCCAGCGCCGCCGGTCCAGCGACCGGGAGCCGACCGCCGGGCGTCCGTCGTCGGGTTCCGGTGCGCGCTCGCCGTTGTCGTCCCACCAGGTGTAGCCGTCCGGCGTCGGCTCGGCGCCCGCGCGCTGCGGCACCGCGGGCCGGTTCAGCGCATCCGGCCAGGACGCGTCCTGCGGGACCCGCGGTCGCGGGATGTCACCCGCGGGCGCCTCCCGCTGCGGCAGCGGCGGATACGGTGCCTCCGGCTGCCCGCTCGCCGGATACGGTCCCGCCGCGTTGACCCCCGCCGGGGTCGCGCCCGCCGGGGTCGCGCCCGCCGGGTAGGGGCCGGGCCGGTTCGCGGGCTCCGGATGCGCGAGCGCGGCGTACTGATTCGGCGGCCCCGCCGGGTAGGGCACCGGCGAGTGCGGGCCCGGCTGGGCGGCGGCATACGGATCCACGGGCTGCAGATTCCCGGGATACGGGCCCTCGGCGTACGGGCCGTCGGCGTAGGGGCCCGACGGGTTCTGGCCGGCGGCGTACGGGCCGGCCGAGGGAGGCGGAGCGGCGGGGTACGCGGCGTACCGCGTCGCGGCCGCGGCCGGCTGCGGGGCGACCGCGCGCGAGGACGTCGCGAGCTCGTCGGCTTCCGAGTCGCCGTCGGGCAGGCCGCCCCGGCCGATCTTGGCGTACACCTCGGGACGCGTCTCCCGCATGACCAGCGTCGCGACCACTCCCAGCACGAACGGCAGGAAGATCAGCGCGAGCACGTACCAGGTCGCGCCGCTCGTATCGCTGGTGTCCAGCGCCGGGATGTGCGTGAGGCCGTAGACGACGATCAGGAACAGCGTCACCGCGGAGAACGCGGCGGCGACGACCTGGCCTTCCCAGCCGAAGAACCCCGACTCGTCCGCCTCACCACGGAGGAACCAGACCGTCGCGGACAGGGAGGCGAGCGTCAGCATCGCGAACAGACCCAGCGTGCAGCCGATCGTCACCCACGA is drawn from Cryptosporangium aurantiacum and contains these coding sequences:
- a CDS encoding LLM class flavin-dependent oxidoreductase — protein: MTLSRTIADEVASGQRSPLRFGIFLAPFHRAGRNPTLLLEQDLELLEHLDRLGFDEAWIGEHHSGGWEIIGSPEVFLAAAAARTRQLRLGTGVVSLPYHHPLNVADRMVLLDHLTRGRVMLGVGPGQLASDAHMLGIDTNRQRAMMEEALEAIVALLDGREPVTRKTDWFTLQDAVLQLRPYRRTGLPLAVAATFSPAGPRTAGRFGAGLLSIAASQPGGTDLLDTHWRTANEVAAEHGQVMRRDEWRLMGMMHLADTEAQAREDVRYGLVDVQNYQGKVLPIPLDPETPLEARIEQGNATGSFICGTPEMAIAQIERLWERSGGFGAYLLMAADFADRAATRRSYELFAREVIPHFTGASAGPLGSQDWQVGLSEQWRDQTARAIGKAIEDHAAGR